From a single Peromyscus maniculatus bairdii isolate BWxNUB_F1_BW_parent chromosome 4, HU_Pman_BW_mat_3.1, whole genome shotgun sequence genomic region:
- the Dipk1b gene encoding divergent protein kinase domain 1B isoform X3, translating into MRRLRRLVHLVLLCPFSKGLQQGRLPGLRVKYVLLVWLGIFVGSWMVYVHYSSYSELCRGHVCQVVIDLCELQKVEWRTCLSSSPGQQVYSGLWQNKEVTIKCGIEEALNSKAWPDAVLRRELVLFEKPTRGTSIKEFQEMILGFLKRPGQTQSVLCQPRGVHQGVLLCLPFGPKCQANLGDLPSLPTLVDQILLMADFNKDSRVSLAEAKSVWALLQRNEFLLLLSLQEKEHASRLLGYCGDLYLTEGVPHGSWHGAVLLPALRPLLPSVLHRALQQWFGPAWPWRAKIAIGLLEFVEELFHGSYGTFYMCETTLANVGYTATYDFKMADLQQVAPEATVRRFLQGRHCEQSSDCIYGRDCRAPCDRLMRQCKGDLIQPNLAKVCELLRDYLLPGAPADLREELGKQLRTCTTLSGLASQVEAHHSLVLSHLKTLLWREISNTNYS; encoded by the exons ATGCGGCGGTTGCGGCGCCTGGTGCATCTGGTgctcctctgtcccttctccaaaGGCCTGCAG CAGGGCCGGCTCCCAGGCCTCAGGGTCAAGTATGTCTTGCTGGTCTGGCTGGGCATCTTCGTGGGCAGCTGGATGGTCTATGTGCACTACTCGTCCTATTCGGAGCTCTGCCGTGGGCACGTCTGCCAGGTGGTGATC GACCTGTGTGAGCTGCAGAAAGTGGAGTGGAGGACCTGCCTGTCTTCATCGCCAGGCCAGCAG GTGTACAGTGGGCTCTGGCAGAACAAGGAGGTGACCATCAAATGTGGCATCGAGGAGGCCCTGAACTCCAAGGCCTGGCCAGATGCAGTTCTGCGGCGGGAGCTGGTGCTGTTTGAGAAGCCCACCCGGGGCACCTCCATCAAGGAGTTCCAAGAGATGATCCTCGGCTTCCTCAAG AGACCAGGCCAGACCCAGTCAGTGCTCTGCCAGCCGAGAGGTGTGCACCAGGGCGtgcttctctgccttccttttggTCCCAAATGTCAGGCGAACCTAGGAGACCTGCCCTCCCTGCCAACGCTGGTTGACCAGATCCTTCTCATGGCGGACTTCAACAAGGACAGCAGGGTGTCCCTGGCAGAGGCCAAGTCTGTCTGGGCCCTGCTGCAGCGCAACgagttcctgctgctgctgtcccttCAGGAGAAGGAGCACGCTTCCCGGCTGCTGGGCTACTGCGGGGACCTCTACCTCACCGAGGGCGTCCCCCACGGCTCCTGGCACGGGGCAGTGCTGCTGCCTGCCTTGCGCCCGCTCCTGCCCTCTGTGCTGCACAGGGCTCTCCAGCAGTGGTTTGGACCCGCCTGGCCCTGGCGTGCCAAGATCGCCATTGGCCTGCTGGAGTTTGTGGAGGAGCTCTTCCATGGTTCCTATGGTACCTTTTACATGTGTGAGACCACACTGGCCAATGTGGGATACACGGCCACCTATGACTTCAAGATGGCTGACCTGCAGCAGGTGGCGCCCGAGGCTACTGTGCGCCGCTTCCTTCAGGGCCGCCACTGTGAGCAGAGTTCTGACTGCATCTATGGGCGAGATTGCAGGGCTCCGTGTGACAGGCTCATGAGGCAGTGCAAGGGCGACCTCATCCAGCCCAACCTGGCCAAGGTATGTGAACTGCTGAGGGATTATCTGCTGCCTGGTGCTCCTGCAGACCTCCGTGAGGAGCTGGGCAAACAGCTGCGCACATGCACGACACTGAGTGGACTGGCCAGCCAGGTGGAAGCCCACCATTCCCTGGTACTTAGCCACCTCAAGACCTTGCTCTGGAGGGAGATCTCCAACACCAACTACTCTTAA
- the Dipk1b gene encoding divergent protein kinase domain 1B isoform X4, whose protein sequence is MRRLRRLVHLVLLCPFSKGLQQGRLPGLRVKYVLLVWLGIFVGSWMVYVHYSSYSELCRGHVCQVVICDQYRKGIISGSVCQDLCELQKVEWRTCLSSSPGQQVYSGLWQNKEVTIKCGIEEALNSKAWPDAVLRRELVLFEKPTRGTSIKEFQEMILGFLKANLGDLPSLPTLVDQILLMADFNKDSRVSLAEAKSVWALLQRNEFLLLLSLQEKEHASRLLGYCGDLYLTEGVPHGSWHGAVLLPALRPLLPSVLHRALQQWFGPAWPWRAKIAIGLLEFVEELFHGSYGTFYMCETTLANVGYTATYDFKMADLQQVAPEATVRRFLQGRHCEQSSDCIYGRDCRAPCDRLMRQCKGDLIQPNLAKVCELLRDYLLPGAPADLREELGKQLRTCTTLSGLASQVEAHHSLVLSHLKTLLWREISNTNYS, encoded by the exons ATGCGGCGGTTGCGGCGCCTGGTGCATCTGGTgctcctctgtcccttctccaaaGGCCTGCAG CAGGGCCGGCTCCCAGGCCTCAGGGTCAAGTATGTCTTGCTGGTCTGGCTGGGCATCTTCGTGGGCAGCTGGATGGTCTATGTGCACTACTCGTCCTATTCGGAGCTCTGCCGTGGGCACGTCTGCCAGGTGGTGATC TGTGACCAGTACCGCAAGGGCATCATCTCCGGCTCTGTCTGCCAGGACCTGTGTGAGCTGCAGAAAGTGGAGTGGAGGACCTGCCTGTCTTCATCGCCAGGCCAGCAG GTGTACAGTGGGCTCTGGCAGAACAAGGAGGTGACCATCAAATGTGGCATCGAGGAGGCCCTGAACTCCAAGGCCTGGCCAGATGCAGTTCTGCGGCGGGAGCTGGTGCTGTTTGAGAAGCCCACCCGGGGCACCTCCATCAAGGAGTTCCAAGAGATGATCCTCGGCTTCCTCAAG GCGAACCTAGGAGACCTGCCCTCCCTGCCAACGCTGGTTGACCAGATCCTTCTCATGGCGGACTTCAACAAGGACAGCAGGGTGTCCCTGGCAGAGGCCAAGTCTGTCTGGGCCCTGCTGCAGCGCAACgagttcctgctgctgctgtcccttCAGGAGAAGGAGCACGCTTCCCGGCTGCTGGGCTACTGCGGGGACCTCTACCTCACCGAGGGCGTCCCCCACGGCTCCTGGCACGGGGCAGTGCTGCTGCCTGCCTTGCGCCCGCTCCTGCCCTCTGTGCTGCACAGGGCTCTCCAGCAGTGGTTTGGACCCGCCTGGCCCTGGCGTGCCAAGATCGCCATTGGCCTGCTGGAGTTTGTGGAGGAGCTCTTCCATGGTTCCTATGGTACCTTTTACATGTGTGAGACCACACTGGCCAATGTGGGATACACGGCCACCTATGACTTCAAGATGGCTGACCTGCAGCAGGTGGCGCCCGAGGCTACTGTGCGCCGCTTCCTTCAGGGCCGCCACTGTGAGCAGAGTTCTGACTGCATCTATGGGCGAGATTGCAGGGCTCCGTGTGACAGGCTCATGAGGCAGTGCAAGGGCGACCTCATCCAGCCCAACCTGGCCAAGGTATGTGAACTGCTGAGGGATTATCTGCTGCCTGGTGCTCCTGCAGACCTCCGTGAGGAGCTGGGCAAACAGCTGCGCACATGCACGACACTGAGTGGACTGGCCAGCCAGGTGGAAGCCCACCATTCCCTGGTACTTAGCCACCTCAAGACCTTGCTCTGGAGGGAGATCTCCAACACCAACTACTCTTAA
- the Dipk1b gene encoding divergent protein kinase domain 1B isoform X6, which translates to MVYVHYSSYSELCRGHVCQVVICDQYRKGIISGSVCQDLCELQKVEWRTCLSSSPGQQVYSGLWQNKEVTIKCGIEEALNSKAWPDAVLRRELVLFEKPTRGTSIKEFQEMILGFLKRPGQTQSVLCQPRGVHQGVLLCLPFGPKCQANLGDLPSLPTLVDQILLMADFNKDSRVSLAEAKSVWALLQRNEFLLLLSLQEKEHASRLLGYCGDLYLTEGVPHGSWHGAVLLPALRPLLPSVLHRALQQWFGPAWPWRAKIAIGLLEFVEELFHGSYGTFYMCETTLANVGYTATYDFKMADLQQVAPEATVRRFLQGRHCEQSSDCIYGRDCRAPCDRLMRQCKGDLIQPNLAKVCELLRDYLLPGAPADLREELGKQLRTCTTLSGLASQVEAHHSLVLSHLKTLLWREISNTNYS; encoded by the exons ATGGTCTATGTGCACTACTCGTCCTATTCGGAGCTCTGCCGTGGGCACGTCTGCCAGGTGGTGATC TGTGACCAGTACCGCAAGGGCATCATCTCCGGCTCTGTCTGCCAGGACCTGTGTGAGCTGCAGAAAGTGGAGTGGAGGACCTGCCTGTCTTCATCGCCAGGCCAGCAG GTGTACAGTGGGCTCTGGCAGAACAAGGAGGTGACCATCAAATGTGGCATCGAGGAGGCCCTGAACTCCAAGGCCTGGCCAGATGCAGTTCTGCGGCGGGAGCTGGTGCTGTTTGAGAAGCCCACCCGGGGCACCTCCATCAAGGAGTTCCAAGAGATGATCCTCGGCTTCCTCAAG AGACCAGGCCAGACCCAGTCAGTGCTCTGCCAGCCGAGAGGTGTGCACCAGGGCGtgcttctctgccttccttttggTCCCAAATGTCAGGCGAACCTAGGAGACCTGCCCTCCCTGCCAACGCTGGTTGACCAGATCCTTCTCATGGCGGACTTCAACAAGGACAGCAGGGTGTCCCTGGCAGAGGCCAAGTCTGTCTGGGCCCTGCTGCAGCGCAACgagttcctgctgctgctgtcccttCAGGAGAAGGAGCACGCTTCCCGGCTGCTGGGCTACTGCGGGGACCTCTACCTCACCGAGGGCGTCCCCCACGGCTCCTGGCACGGGGCAGTGCTGCTGCCTGCCTTGCGCCCGCTCCTGCCCTCTGTGCTGCACAGGGCTCTCCAGCAGTGGTTTGGACCCGCCTGGCCCTGGCGTGCCAAGATCGCCATTGGCCTGCTGGAGTTTGTGGAGGAGCTCTTCCATGGTTCCTATGGTACCTTTTACATGTGTGAGACCACACTGGCCAATGTGGGATACACGGCCACCTATGACTTCAAGATGGCTGACCTGCAGCAGGTGGCGCCCGAGGCTACTGTGCGCCGCTTCCTTCAGGGCCGCCACTGTGAGCAGAGTTCTGACTGCATCTATGGGCGAGATTGCAGGGCTCCGTGTGACAGGCTCATGAGGCAGTGCAAGGGCGACCTCATCCAGCCCAACCTGGCCAAGGTATGTGAACTGCTGAGGGATTATCTGCTGCCTGGTGCTCCTGCAGACCTCCGTGAGGAGCTGGGCAAACAGCTGCGCACATGCACGACACTGAGTGGACTGGCCAGCCAGGTGGAAGCCCACCATTCCCTGGTACTTAGCCACCTCAAGACCTTGCTCTGGAGGGAGATCTCCAACACCAACTACTCTTAA
- the Dipk1b gene encoding divergent protein kinase domain 1B isoform X2: MRRLRRLVHLVLLCPFSKGLQGRLPGLRVKYVLLVWLGIFVGSWMVYVHYSSYSELCRGHVCQVVICDQYRKGIISGSVCQDLCELQKVEWRTCLSSSPGQQVYSGLWQNKEVTIKCGIEEALNSKAWPDAVLRRELVLFEKPTRGTSIKEFQEMILGFLKRPGQTQSVLCQPRGVHQGVLLCLPFGPKCQANLGDLPSLPTLVDQILLMADFNKDSRVSLAEAKSVWALLQRNEFLLLLSLQEKEHASRLLGYCGDLYLTEGVPHGSWHGAVLLPALRPLLPSVLHRALQQWFGPAWPWRAKIAIGLLEFVEELFHGSYGTFYMCETTLANVGYTATYDFKMADLQQVAPEATVRRFLQGRHCEQSSDCIYGRDCRAPCDRLMRQCKGDLIQPNLAKVCELLRDYLLPGAPADLREELGKQLRTCTTLSGLASQVEAHHSLVLSHLKTLLWREISNTNYS, from the exons ATGCGGCGGTTGCGGCGCCTGGTGCATCTGGTgctcctctgtcccttctccaaaGGCCTGCAG GGCCGGCTCCCAGGCCTCAGGGTCAAGTATGTCTTGCTGGTCTGGCTGGGCATCTTCGTGGGCAGCTGGATGGTCTATGTGCACTACTCGTCCTATTCGGAGCTCTGCCGTGGGCACGTCTGCCAGGTGGTGATC TGTGACCAGTACCGCAAGGGCATCATCTCCGGCTCTGTCTGCCAGGACCTGTGTGAGCTGCAGAAAGTGGAGTGGAGGACCTGCCTGTCTTCATCGCCAGGCCAGCAG GTGTACAGTGGGCTCTGGCAGAACAAGGAGGTGACCATCAAATGTGGCATCGAGGAGGCCCTGAACTCCAAGGCCTGGCCAGATGCAGTTCTGCGGCGGGAGCTGGTGCTGTTTGAGAAGCCCACCCGGGGCACCTCCATCAAGGAGTTCCAAGAGATGATCCTCGGCTTCCTCAAG AGACCAGGCCAGACCCAGTCAGTGCTCTGCCAGCCGAGAGGTGTGCACCAGGGCGtgcttctctgccttccttttggTCCCAAATGTCAGGCGAACCTAGGAGACCTGCCCTCCCTGCCAACGCTGGTTGACCAGATCCTTCTCATGGCGGACTTCAACAAGGACAGCAGGGTGTCCCTGGCAGAGGCCAAGTCTGTCTGGGCCCTGCTGCAGCGCAACgagttcctgctgctgctgtcccttCAGGAGAAGGAGCACGCTTCCCGGCTGCTGGGCTACTGCGGGGACCTCTACCTCACCGAGGGCGTCCCCCACGGCTCCTGGCACGGGGCAGTGCTGCTGCCTGCCTTGCGCCCGCTCCTGCCCTCTGTGCTGCACAGGGCTCTCCAGCAGTGGTTTGGACCCGCCTGGCCCTGGCGTGCCAAGATCGCCATTGGCCTGCTGGAGTTTGTGGAGGAGCTCTTCCATGGTTCCTATGGTACCTTTTACATGTGTGAGACCACACTGGCCAATGTGGGATACACGGCCACCTATGACTTCAAGATGGCTGACCTGCAGCAGGTGGCGCCCGAGGCTACTGTGCGCCGCTTCCTTCAGGGCCGCCACTGTGAGCAGAGTTCTGACTGCATCTATGGGCGAGATTGCAGGGCTCCGTGTGACAGGCTCATGAGGCAGTGCAAGGGCGACCTCATCCAGCCCAACCTGGCCAAGGTATGTGAACTGCTGAGGGATTATCTGCTGCCTGGTGCTCCTGCAGACCTCCGTGAGGAGCTGGGCAAACAGCTGCGCACATGCACGACACTGAGTGGACTGGCCAGCCAGGTGGAAGCCCACCATTCCCTGGTACTTAGCCACCTCAAGACCTTGCTCTGGAGGGAGATCTCCAACACCAACTACTCTTAA
- the Dipk1b gene encoding divergent protein kinase domain 1B isoform X5, which yields MRRLRRLVHLVLLCPFSKGLQGRLPGLRVKYVLLVWLGIFVGSWMVYVHYSSYSELCRGHVCQVVICDQYRKGIISGSVCQDLCELQKVEWRTCLSSSPGQQVYSGLWQNKEVTIKCGIEEALNSKAWPDAVLRRELVLFEKPTRGTSIKEFQEMILGFLKANLGDLPSLPTLVDQILLMADFNKDSRVSLAEAKSVWALLQRNEFLLLLSLQEKEHASRLLGYCGDLYLTEGVPHGSWHGAVLLPALRPLLPSVLHRALQQWFGPAWPWRAKIAIGLLEFVEELFHGSYGTFYMCETTLANVGYTATYDFKMADLQQVAPEATVRRFLQGRHCEQSSDCIYGRDCRAPCDRLMRQCKGDLIQPNLAKVCELLRDYLLPGAPADLREELGKQLRTCTTLSGLASQVEAHHSLVLSHLKTLLWREISNTNYS from the exons ATGCGGCGGTTGCGGCGCCTGGTGCATCTGGTgctcctctgtcccttctccaaaGGCCTGCAG GGCCGGCTCCCAGGCCTCAGGGTCAAGTATGTCTTGCTGGTCTGGCTGGGCATCTTCGTGGGCAGCTGGATGGTCTATGTGCACTACTCGTCCTATTCGGAGCTCTGCCGTGGGCACGTCTGCCAGGTGGTGATC TGTGACCAGTACCGCAAGGGCATCATCTCCGGCTCTGTCTGCCAGGACCTGTGTGAGCTGCAGAAAGTGGAGTGGAGGACCTGCCTGTCTTCATCGCCAGGCCAGCAG GTGTACAGTGGGCTCTGGCAGAACAAGGAGGTGACCATCAAATGTGGCATCGAGGAGGCCCTGAACTCCAAGGCCTGGCCAGATGCAGTTCTGCGGCGGGAGCTGGTGCTGTTTGAGAAGCCCACCCGGGGCACCTCCATCAAGGAGTTCCAAGAGATGATCCTCGGCTTCCTCAAG GCGAACCTAGGAGACCTGCCCTCCCTGCCAACGCTGGTTGACCAGATCCTTCTCATGGCGGACTTCAACAAGGACAGCAGGGTGTCCCTGGCAGAGGCCAAGTCTGTCTGGGCCCTGCTGCAGCGCAACgagttcctgctgctgctgtcccttCAGGAGAAGGAGCACGCTTCCCGGCTGCTGGGCTACTGCGGGGACCTCTACCTCACCGAGGGCGTCCCCCACGGCTCCTGGCACGGGGCAGTGCTGCTGCCTGCCTTGCGCCCGCTCCTGCCCTCTGTGCTGCACAGGGCTCTCCAGCAGTGGTTTGGACCCGCCTGGCCCTGGCGTGCCAAGATCGCCATTGGCCTGCTGGAGTTTGTGGAGGAGCTCTTCCATGGTTCCTATGGTACCTTTTACATGTGTGAGACCACACTGGCCAATGTGGGATACACGGCCACCTATGACTTCAAGATGGCTGACCTGCAGCAGGTGGCGCCCGAGGCTACTGTGCGCCGCTTCCTTCAGGGCCGCCACTGTGAGCAGAGTTCTGACTGCATCTATGGGCGAGATTGCAGGGCTCCGTGTGACAGGCTCATGAGGCAGTGCAAGGGCGACCTCATCCAGCCCAACCTGGCCAAGGTATGTGAACTGCTGAGGGATTATCTGCTGCCTGGTGCTCCTGCAGACCTCCGTGAGGAGCTGGGCAAACAGCTGCGCACATGCACGACACTGAGTGGACTGGCCAGCCAGGTGGAAGCCCACCATTCCCTGGTACTTAGCCACCTCAAGACCTTGCTCTGGAGGGAGATCTCCAACACCAACTACTCTTAA
- the Dipk1b gene encoding divergent protein kinase domain 1B isoform X7, producing MRRLRRLVHLVLLCPFSKGLQGRLPGLRVKYVLLVWLGIFVGSWMVYVHYSSYSELCRGHVCQVVIDLCELQKVEWRTCLSSSPGQQVYSGLWQNKEVTIKCGIEEALNSKAWPDAVLRRELVLFEKPTRGTSIKEFQEMILGFLKANLGDLPSLPTLVDQILLMADFNKDSRVSLAEAKSVWALLQRNEFLLLLSLQEKEHASRLLGYCGDLYLTEGVPHGSWHGAVLLPALRPLLPSVLHRALQQWFGPAWPWRAKIAIGLLEFVEELFHGSYGTFYMCETTLANVGYTATYDFKMADLQQVAPEATVRRFLQGRHCEQSSDCIYGRDCRAPCDRLMRQCKGDLIQPNLAKVCELLRDYLLPGAPADLREELGKQLRTCTTLSGLASQVEAHHSLVLSHLKTLLWREISNTNYS from the exons ATGCGGCGGTTGCGGCGCCTGGTGCATCTGGTgctcctctgtcccttctccaaaGGCCTGCAG GGCCGGCTCCCAGGCCTCAGGGTCAAGTATGTCTTGCTGGTCTGGCTGGGCATCTTCGTGGGCAGCTGGATGGTCTATGTGCACTACTCGTCCTATTCGGAGCTCTGCCGTGGGCACGTCTGCCAGGTGGTGATC GACCTGTGTGAGCTGCAGAAAGTGGAGTGGAGGACCTGCCTGTCTTCATCGCCAGGCCAGCAG GTGTACAGTGGGCTCTGGCAGAACAAGGAGGTGACCATCAAATGTGGCATCGAGGAGGCCCTGAACTCCAAGGCCTGGCCAGATGCAGTTCTGCGGCGGGAGCTGGTGCTGTTTGAGAAGCCCACCCGGGGCACCTCCATCAAGGAGTTCCAAGAGATGATCCTCGGCTTCCTCAAG GCGAACCTAGGAGACCTGCCCTCCCTGCCAACGCTGGTTGACCAGATCCTTCTCATGGCGGACTTCAACAAGGACAGCAGGGTGTCCCTGGCAGAGGCCAAGTCTGTCTGGGCCCTGCTGCAGCGCAACgagttcctgctgctgctgtcccttCAGGAGAAGGAGCACGCTTCCCGGCTGCTGGGCTACTGCGGGGACCTCTACCTCACCGAGGGCGTCCCCCACGGCTCCTGGCACGGGGCAGTGCTGCTGCCTGCCTTGCGCCCGCTCCTGCCCTCTGTGCTGCACAGGGCTCTCCAGCAGTGGTTTGGACCCGCCTGGCCCTGGCGTGCCAAGATCGCCATTGGCCTGCTGGAGTTTGTGGAGGAGCTCTTCCATGGTTCCTATGGTACCTTTTACATGTGTGAGACCACACTGGCCAATGTGGGATACACGGCCACCTATGACTTCAAGATGGCTGACCTGCAGCAGGTGGCGCCCGAGGCTACTGTGCGCCGCTTCCTTCAGGGCCGCCACTGTGAGCAGAGTTCTGACTGCATCTATGGGCGAGATTGCAGGGCTCCGTGTGACAGGCTCATGAGGCAGTGCAAGGGCGACCTCATCCAGCCCAACCTGGCCAAGGTATGTGAACTGCTGAGGGATTATCTGCTGCCTGGTGCTCCTGCAGACCTCCGTGAGGAGCTGGGCAAACAGCTGCGCACATGCACGACACTGAGTGGACTGGCCAGCCAGGTGGAAGCCCACCATTCCCTGGTACTTAGCCACCTCAAGACCTTGCTCTGGAGGGAGATCTCCAACACCAACTACTCTTAA
- the Dipk1b gene encoding divergent protein kinase domain 1B isoform X1, producing the protein MRRLRRLVHLVLLCPFSKGLQQGRLPGLRVKYVLLVWLGIFVGSWMVYVHYSSYSELCRGHVCQVVICDQYRKGIISGSVCQDLCELQKVEWRTCLSSSPGQQVYSGLWQNKEVTIKCGIEEALNSKAWPDAVLRRELVLFEKPTRGTSIKEFQEMILGFLKRPGQTQSVLCQPRGVHQGVLLCLPFGPKCQANLGDLPSLPTLVDQILLMADFNKDSRVSLAEAKSVWALLQRNEFLLLLSLQEKEHASRLLGYCGDLYLTEGVPHGSWHGAVLLPALRPLLPSVLHRALQQWFGPAWPWRAKIAIGLLEFVEELFHGSYGTFYMCETTLANVGYTATYDFKMADLQQVAPEATVRRFLQGRHCEQSSDCIYGRDCRAPCDRLMRQCKGDLIQPNLAKVCELLRDYLLPGAPADLREELGKQLRTCTTLSGLASQVEAHHSLVLSHLKTLLWREISNTNYS; encoded by the exons ATGCGGCGGTTGCGGCGCCTGGTGCATCTGGTgctcctctgtcccttctccaaaGGCCTGCAG CAGGGCCGGCTCCCAGGCCTCAGGGTCAAGTATGTCTTGCTGGTCTGGCTGGGCATCTTCGTGGGCAGCTGGATGGTCTATGTGCACTACTCGTCCTATTCGGAGCTCTGCCGTGGGCACGTCTGCCAGGTGGTGATC TGTGACCAGTACCGCAAGGGCATCATCTCCGGCTCTGTCTGCCAGGACCTGTGTGAGCTGCAGAAAGTGGAGTGGAGGACCTGCCTGTCTTCATCGCCAGGCCAGCAG GTGTACAGTGGGCTCTGGCAGAACAAGGAGGTGACCATCAAATGTGGCATCGAGGAGGCCCTGAACTCCAAGGCCTGGCCAGATGCAGTTCTGCGGCGGGAGCTGGTGCTGTTTGAGAAGCCCACCCGGGGCACCTCCATCAAGGAGTTCCAAGAGATGATCCTCGGCTTCCTCAAG AGACCAGGCCAGACCCAGTCAGTGCTCTGCCAGCCGAGAGGTGTGCACCAGGGCGtgcttctctgccttccttttggTCCCAAATGTCAGGCGAACCTAGGAGACCTGCCCTCCCTGCCAACGCTGGTTGACCAGATCCTTCTCATGGCGGACTTCAACAAGGACAGCAGGGTGTCCCTGGCAGAGGCCAAGTCTGTCTGGGCCCTGCTGCAGCGCAACgagttcctgctgctgctgtcccttCAGGAGAAGGAGCACGCTTCCCGGCTGCTGGGCTACTGCGGGGACCTCTACCTCACCGAGGGCGTCCCCCACGGCTCCTGGCACGGGGCAGTGCTGCTGCCTGCCTTGCGCCCGCTCCTGCCCTCTGTGCTGCACAGGGCTCTCCAGCAGTGGTTTGGACCCGCCTGGCCCTGGCGTGCCAAGATCGCCATTGGCCTGCTGGAGTTTGTGGAGGAGCTCTTCCATGGTTCCTATGGTACCTTTTACATGTGTGAGACCACACTGGCCAATGTGGGATACACGGCCACCTATGACTTCAAGATGGCTGACCTGCAGCAGGTGGCGCCCGAGGCTACTGTGCGCCGCTTCCTTCAGGGCCGCCACTGTGAGCAGAGTTCTGACTGCATCTATGGGCGAGATTGCAGGGCTCCGTGTGACAGGCTCATGAGGCAGTGCAAGGGCGACCTCATCCAGCCCAACCTGGCCAAGGTATGTGAACTGCTGAGGGATTATCTGCTGCCTGGTGCTCCTGCAGACCTCCGTGAGGAGCTGGGCAAACAGCTGCGCACATGCACGACACTGAGTGGACTGGCCAGCCAGGTGGAAGCCCACCATTCCCTGGTACTTAGCCACCTCAAGACCTTGCTCTGGAGGGAGATCTCCAACACCAACTACTCTTAA